One window of the Armatimonadota bacterium genome contains the following:
- the aroA gene encoding 3-phosphoshikimate 1-carboxyvinyltransferase: MIISVGRSKLSGSALMPASKSHTIRAVVVGSLAGGTSTIRNPLEAADPLASASVCGKLGAEIERDGDWTVRGVGGRPIAPGDVLDTGNSGTTLYLTMGTAALADGYSVFTGDEQIRNRPAGPLLEALSGLGVEAFSTRGNGMPPLVIRGPMRGGRIELDGSKTSQYLSALLLNCPLSQGDTEIRVHDPCELPFIEMTLGWLDGQEIRYERDGFEQFGIPGGQCYSAFDKQIPGDFSSAAFFLCAAAVTGSEMTLLGLDMNDSQGDKAIVEMLGAMGARIEALPEGIRITGGKLSGGEFDLSGTPDALPAMAAAACFADGETRLVNVAQARLKETDRISVMAHELSKMGARVEERPDGLVIQGGGMYAAEVHGHSDHRVVMALAVAGMGCDGTTEVDTAEAVSITFPNFVELMQAAGANIGQKQDLRG; this comes from the coding sequence GTGATCATCTCGGTCGGAAGATCGAAGCTCTCAGGCTCGGCGCTGATGCCGGCCTCCAAGTCGCACACGATACGCGCGGTCGTGGTCGGCTCGCTCGCGGGCGGCACGAGCACGATCCGAAACCCGCTCGAGGCCGCGGACCCGCTCGCCTCGGCGAGCGTCTGCGGGAAGCTCGGGGCCGAGATCGAGCGGGACGGCGACTGGACGGTTCGAGGCGTAGGCGGACGGCCAATCGCGCCCGGCGACGTACTCGACACGGGCAACTCCGGCACGACGCTCTATCTCACGATGGGGACGGCGGCCCTGGCGGACGGGTACTCGGTATTCACCGGGGACGAGCAGATACGGAACCGACCCGCAGGCCCGCTCCTGGAGGCGCTCTCAGGACTGGGCGTCGAGGCGTTCTCGACGCGAGGGAACGGCATGCCGCCGCTCGTCATCAGGGGACCGATGAGGGGCGGGAGAATCGAGCTCGACGGGAGCAAGACCTCGCAGTACCTGAGCGCGCTCCTGCTCAACTGCCCGCTGTCTCAGGGCGACACGGAGATTCGCGTACACGACCCCTGCGAACTGCCGTTTATCGAGATGACGCTCGGCTGGCTTGACGGGCAGGAGATCAGGTACGAGCGCGACGGGTTCGAGCAGTTCGGGATACCCGGCGGACAGTGCTACTCAGCCTTCGACAAGCAGATTCCCGGCGACTTCTCGTCGGCGGCGTTCTTCCTCTGCGCGGCAGCGGTCACCGGCTCGGAGATGACGCTCCTCGGCCTCGACATGAACGATTCGCAGGGCGACAAGGCGATAGTGGAGATGTTGGGAGCGATGGGCGCGAGGATCGAGGCGCTTCCTGAGGGAATACGCATCACGGGAGGGAAGCTCTCCGGGGGGGAGTTCGACCTTTCGGGAACCCCGGACGCGCTCCCGGCGATGGCGGCTGCGGCGTGCTTCGCTGACGGCGAGACGCGGCTGGTGAACGTCGCTCAGGCGAGGCTGAAGGAGACCGACCGCATCAGCGTGATGGCGCACGAACTGTCGAAGATGGGCGCGCGGGTCGAGGAGCGCCCGGACGGGCTCGTCATCCAGGGCGGCGGGATGTATGCGGCGGAGGTCCACGGGCACTCGGACCACCGCGTCGTGATGGCGCTGGCGGTCGCGGGTATGGGGTGCGACGGGACGACTGAGGTTGACACCGCCGAGGCGGTCTCGATCACCTTCCCGAACTTCGTGGAGTTGATGCAGGCCGCGGGAGCAAACATAGGACAGAAACAGGACCTGCGGGGCTGA
- a CDS encoding PEP-CTERM sorting domain-containing protein — translation MATAQIQDASSRDPNYWYAQWSYSVGKMDGVTAVAGGAGFTFTQGPAAPRVWDAWSYVLITWTFNYTVPSDPNSGGTGVIQWRVNQSSTSPNLTLNFDSTTARWANFHEAAGIFLGTGMTTVYNNPVNGKTAAFDNLEFHANVIPEPGSLLALGTGLIGLAGLIRRRK, via the coding sequence ATGGCCACCGCCCAGATTCAGGACGCCTCCAGCCGCGACCCGAACTACTGGTACGCGCAGTGGAGCTACAGCGTCGGCAAGATGGACGGCGTGACCGCCGTCGCGGGCGGCGCGGGCTTCACGTTCACCCAAGGCCCGGCAGCCCCGCGCGTGTGGGATGCATGGAGCTACGTGCTGATCACCTGGACGTTCAACTACACCGTTCCGAGCGACCCGAACAGCGGCGGAACCGGCGTTATCCAGTGGCGCGTCAACCAGTCGAGCACCTCCCCGAACCTGACGCTGAACTTCGACAGCACTACTGCCCGCTGGGCGAACTTCCACGAGGCGGCGGGGATCTTCCTGGGCACCGGCATGACCACTGTGTACAACAACCCGGTGAACGGGAAGACGGCCGCGTTCGACAACCTCGAGTTCCACGCGAACGTGATTCCTGAGCCCGGCAGCCTTCTGGCTCTCGGCACCGGTCTGATCGGACTCGCGGGTCTGATCCGACGCAGGAAGTAA
- a CDS encoding tetratricopeptide repeat protein yields MQETTATTEGRLRRYAPLLVGAALVLVTLASYRYVFRAGFVFDDAFYLVRNAHVRNGLGFESVKWALRAFYGANWHPLTWLSSMLDYRVFGDRAAGHHAVNLLFHIVNSVLLLVVLRRMTGSLWRSAFVAALFALHPLHVESVAWLSERKDVLSAFFMLAAMWAYVGYADRPGLGRYALVTLAFALGLMSKPMLVSLPILLLMLDCWPLRRVSSLGPMPLLIEKLPLFALSIASGVITYLAQRSGEAVARLDKFPFGLRAANALTSYVAYIWKTLYPAGLAAYYPYPKEGVPALSVIAAALLLAAVTLLAVRLARSRPYLIVGWLWYVVSLIPVIGLVQVGEQAMADRYMYIPMIGLGIVVAWGVPDLLARPGGAAPVQPPVARGLAVVSAAVLLALAAVTSAQVRHWESDYTLFRRVVEVAPGSALAHSNYGLALAEKGEYDKAIEQYGKALDADPTYVRAYFNLGNALKETGRPDEAVLQFREALRIDPNYTDAKVAAANVMVEQGDEDAAAAEYEKALEANPNDPVAHY; encoded by the coding sequence ATGCAGGAAACAACAGCGACGACCGAAGGCCGCCTGCGCCGATATGCCCCGCTCCTCGTGGGCGCGGCGCTGGTCCTGGTCACGCTTGCATCGTATCGGTACGTGTTCCGCGCCGGCTTCGTCTTCGATGACGCCTTCTATCTTGTTCGGAACGCCCACGTGCGGAACGGCCTGGGGTTCGAGTCCGTGAAATGGGCCCTCAGGGCTTTCTACGGCGCGAACTGGCATCCGCTCACATGGCTCTCCTCGATGCTCGACTACCGGGTCTTCGGCGACCGTGCCGCCGGCCACCACGCCGTCAATCTCCTCTTTCACATCGTGAACTCGGTCCTGCTCCTCGTCGTGCTCAGGCGGATGACCGGCAGTCTGTGGAGGAGCGCGTTCGTGGCGGCCCTGTTCGCCCTGCATCCCCTGCACGTGGAGTCCGTCGCGTGGCTCTCCGAGCGGAAGGATGTCCTGAGCGCGTTCTTCATGCTCGCCGCGATGTGGGCGTACGTCGGTTACGCCGATCGCCCTGGTCTCGGCCGATACGCGCTCGTGACCCTCGCCTTCGCGCTGGGCCTGATGTCCAAACCGATGCTGGTGTCTCTCCCGATTCTCCTGCTGATGCTCGACTGCTGGCCGCTCCGGCGCGTCTCGAGCCTCGGCCCCATGCCCCTCCTCATCGAGAAGCTGCCTCTGTTCGCGCTCAGTATCGCGTCCGGGGTGATAACCTATCTAGCCCAGCGGAGCGGCGAGGCCGTGGCCCGGTTGGACAAGTTCCCGTTCGGCCTGCGTGCCGCCAACGCCCTGACATCGTATGTTGCGTACATCTGGAAGACTCTCTACCCGGCGGGTCTCGCCGCGTACTATCCGTATCCGAAGGAAGGAGTGCCGGCGCTCAGCGTGATCGCCGCCGCGCTGCTCCTGGCGGCGGTGACCTTGCTCGCGGTCCGCCTCGCGAGGTCGAGGCCGTACCTGATCGTCGGCTGGCTCTGGTACGTCGTCTCGCTCATCCCGGTGATAGGCCTCGTGCAGGTCGGCGAGCAGGCGATGGCCGACAGGTACATGTACATCCCGATGATCGGGCTGGGGATCGTGGTTGCCTGGGGCGTGCCGGACCTTCTGGCGCGGCCCGGCGGTGCGGCGCCCGTACAGCCTCCGGTGGCTCGCGGCCTTGCGGTGGTCTCCGCGGCCGTCCTGCTCGCGCTTGCCGCAGTCACGTCCGCGCAGGTTCGGCACTGGGAGAGCGACTACACGCTGTTCAGGCGCGTGGTCGAGGTCGCTCCCGGCAGCGCCCTCGCGCACAGCAACTACGGGCTGGCGCTGGCGGAGAAGGGGGAGTATGACAAGGCGATCGAGCAGTACGGAAAGGCTCTCGATGCCGATCCGACTTACGTGCGCGCATACTTCAACCTCGGCAACGCCCTGAAAGAGACCGGAAGGCCTGATGAGGCCGTACTGCAGTTCCGGGAGGCGCTTCGGATTGACCCGAACTATACCGACGCCAAGGTCGCCGCGGCGAACGTCATGGTGGAGCAGGGCGACGAAGACGCAGCCGCCGCTGAGTACGAGAAGGCACTGGAGGCAAATCCGAATGACCCCGTAGCGCATTACAA